One genomic window of Globicephala melas chromosome 8, mGloMel1.2, whole genome shotgun sequence includes the following:
- the FOXRED1 gene encoding FAD-dependent oxidoreductase domain-containing protein 1 isoform X5: protein MNCRRRVSSDDGLGPCRDWHGKVSEIKKKIQSVLPGGAWSPLCDTSHLPPEHSDVVIVGGGVLGLSVAYWLKRLEKRQGAIRVLVVERDHTYSQASTVLSVGGIRQQFSLPENIQLSLFSVEFLRNINEYLAVVDDPPLDLQFNPSGYLFLASEEGATIMENNVKVQRQQGAKVCLMSPEQLRKKFPWMNTEGVALASYGLENEGWFDPWCLLQGLRRKVQSMGVLFCHGEVTRFVSSSNHMETAIGEKVTLKRIHEVHVKVDHSQEYQPVECSIVVNAAGAWSGRIAELAGIGKGPSGTLQGTKLPVEPRKRYVYLWHCPQGPGLEAPLVADPSGAYFRREGLSNNYLGGCSPAEEEEPDPGNLEVDHDFFQEKVWPHLAQRVPAFETLKVRRAWAGYYDYNTFDQNGVVGPHPLVVNMYFATGFSGHGLQQAPAVGRAVAEVMLEGHFQTINLSPFLFSRFYLGEKAQEHCII from the exons ACTGGCATGGAAAGGTGTCGGAGATTAAGAAGAAGATCCAGTCCGTCCTTCCTGGAGGGGCCTGGAGTCCGCTATGTGACACCAGCCACCTGCCCCCTGAACACTCCGATGTGGTGATTGTTGGCGGTGGGGTGCTTGGCCTGTCCGTAGCCTATTGGCTGAAGAGGCTGGAGAAGCGGCAAGGTGCCATTCGGGTGCTGGTGGTGGAGCGGGACCACACG TATTCCCAGGCCTCCACCGTGCTTTCTGTGGGTGGGATTCGTCAGCAGTTCTCGTTGCCTGAGAACATCCAGCTCTCCCTCTTTTCGGTCGAATTTCTCCGGAACATCAAT GAGTACCTGGCCGTGGTCGATGACCCTCCCCTGGACCTCCAGTTCAACCCCTCTGGTTACCTCTTTCTGGCTTCAGAGGAGGGGGCTACGATCATGGAAAACAACGTGAAAGTGCAGAG GCAGCAAGGAGCCAAAGTTTGCCTGATGTCTCCGGAGCAGCTTCGGAAGAAGTTTCCCTGGATGAACACGGAGGGAGTGGCTTTGGCATCTTACG GGTTGGAGAACGAAGGTTGGTTTGACCCCTGGTGTCTGCTCCAGGGGCTTCGGCGAAAGGTCCAGTCCATGGGGGTCCTTTTCTGCCACGGAGAGGTGACAC GTTTCGTCTCTTCATCTAACCACATGGAGACCGCCATCGGGGAGAAGGTGACTTTGAAAAGGATCCATGAAGTCCAT GTGAAGGTGGACCACAGCCAGGAGTACCAGCCCGTGGAATGCTCCATAGTGGTCAATGCAGCGGGAGCCTGGTCTGGGCGAATCGCAGAGCTGGCTGGCATTGGGAAGGGGCCGTCTGGTACTCTTCAGGGTACCAAGCTGCCCGTGGAGCCGAGGAAaag GTATGTGTACTTGTGGCACTGCCCCCAGGGACCAGGCCTGGAGGCTCCGCTTGTCGCAGACCCCAGCGGAGCCTATTTCCGCCGGGAAGGACTCAGCAACAACTACCTGGGCGGCTGTAGCCCCGCTGAG gaGGAGGAACCAGACCCAGGGAACCTGGAAGTGGACCATGATTTCTTCCAGGAGAAGGTGTGGCCCCATCTGGCCCAGAGAGTACCAGCTTTTGAGACTCTAAAG GTGCGGCGCGCTTGGGCTGGCTACTACGACTACAACACCTTTGACCAGAATGGCGTGGTGGGCCCTCACCCCCTCGTCGTCAACATGTACTTTGCGACGGGCTTCAGTGGCCACGGGCTCCAGCAGGCCCCCGCCGTGGGCCGGGCTGTGGCAGAGGTGATGCTGGAGGGCCACTTCCAGACCATCAACCTGAGCCCCTTCCTCTTCAGCCGCTTTTACTTGGGAGAGAAGGCCCAAGAGCACTGTATCATCTGA
- the FOXRED1 gene encoding FAD-dependent oxidoreductase domain-containing protein 1 isoform X6, with product MIRRALRLGLGPGLLGRGLGAHREGSTLDWHGKVSEIKKKIQSVLPGGAWSPLCDTSHLPPEHSDVVIVGGGVLGLSVAYWLKRLEKRQGAIRVLVVERDHTYSQASTVLSVGGIRQQFSLPENIQLSLFSVEFLRNINEYLAVVDDPPLDLQFNPSGYLFLASEEGATIMENNVKVQRQQGAKVCLMSPEQLRKKFPWMNTEGVALASYGFVSSSNHMETAIGEKVTLKRIHEVHVKVDHSQEYQPVECSIVVNAAGAWSGRIAELAGIGKGPSGTLQGTKLPVEPRKRYVYLWHCPQGPGLEAPLVADPSGAYFRREGLSNNYLGGCSPAEEEEPDPGNLEVDHDFFQEKVWPHLAQRVPAFETLKVRRAWAGYYDYNTFDQNGVVGPHPLVVNMYFATGFSGHGLQQAPAVGRAVAEVMLEGHFQTINLSPFLFSRFYLGEKAQEHCII from the exons ACTGGCATGGAAAGGTGTCGGAGATTAAGAAGAAGATCCAGTCCGTCCTTCCTGGAGGGGCCTGGAGTCCGCTATGTGACACCAGCCACCTGCCCCCTGAACACTCCGATGTGGTGATTGTTGGCGGTGGGGTGCTTGGCCTGTCCGTAGCCTATTGGCTGAAGAGGCTGGAGAAGCGGCAAGGTGCCATTCGGGTGCTGGTGGTGGAGCGGGACCACACG TATTCCCAGGCCTCCACCGTGCTTTCTGTGGGTGGGATTCGTCAGCAGTTCTCGTTGCCTGAGAACATCCAGCTCTCCCTCTTTTCGGTCGAATTTCTCCGGAACATCAAT GAGTACCTGGCCGTGGTCGATGACCCTCCCCTGGACCTCCAGTTCAACCCCTCTGGTTACCTCTTTCTGGCTTCAGAGGAGGGGGCTACGATCATGGAAAACAACGTGAAAGTGCAGAG GCAGCAAGGAGCCAAAGTTTGCCTGATGTCTCCGGAGCAGCTTCGGAAGAAGTTTCCCTGGATGAACACGGAGGGAGTGGCTTTGGCATCTTACG GTTTCGTCTCTTCATCTAACCACATGGAGACCGCCATCGGGGAGAAGGTGACTTTGAAAAGGATCCATGAAGTCCAT GTGAAGGTGGACCACAGCCAGGAGTACCAGCCCGTGGAATGCTCCATAGTGGTCAATGCAGCGGGAGCCTGGTCTGGGCGAATCGCAGAGCTGGCTGGCATTGGGAAGGGGCCGTCTGGTACTCTTCAGGGTACCAAGCTGCCCGTGGAGCCGAGGAAaag GTATGTGTACTTGTGGCACTGCCCCCAGGGACCAGGCCTGGAGGCTCCGCTTGTCGCAGACCCCAGCGGAGCCTATTTCCGCCGGGAAGGACTCAGCAACAACTACCTGGGCGGCTGTAGCCCCGCTGAG gaGGAGGAACCAGACCCAGGGAACCTGGAAGTGGACCATGATTTCTTCCAGGAGAAGGTGTGGCCCCATCTGGCCCAGAGAGTACCAGCTTTTGAGACTCTAAAG GTGCGGCGCGCTTGGGCTGGCTACTACGACTACAACACCTTTGACCAGAATGGCGTGGTGGGCCCTCACCCCCTCGTCGTCAACATGTACTTTGCGACGGGCTTCAGTGGCCACGGGCTCCAGCAGGCCCCCGCCGTGGGCCGGGCTGTGGCAGAGGTGATGCTGGAGGGCCACTTCCAGACCATCAACCTGAGCCCCTTCCTCTTCAGCCGCTTTTACTTGGGAGAGAAGGCCCAAGAGCACTGTATCATCTGA
- the FOXRED1 gene encoding FAD-dependent oxidoreductase domain-containing protein 1 isoform X3 encodes MIRRALRLGLGPGLLGRGLGAHREGSTLDWHGKVSEIKKKIQSVLPGGAWSPLCDTSHLPPEHSDVVIVGGGVLGLSVAYWLKRLEKRQGAIRVLVVERDHTYSQASTVLSVGGIRQQFSLPENIQLSLFSVEFLRNINEYLAVVDDPPLDLQFNPSGYLFLASEEGATIMENNVKVQRQQGAKVCLMSPEQLRKKFPWMNTEGVALASYGLENEGWFDPWCLLQGLRRKVQSMGVLFCHGEVTRFVSSSNHMETAIGEKVTLKRIHEVHVKVDHSQEYQPVECSIVVNAAGAWSGRIAELAGIGKGPSGTLQGTKLPVEPRKRYVYLWHCPQGPGLEAPLVADPSGAYFRREGLSNNYLGGCSPAEEEEPDPGNLEVDHDFFQEKVWPHLAQRVPAFETLKVRRAWAGYYDYNTFDQNGVVGPHPLVVNMYFATGFSGHGLQQAPAVGRAVAEVMLEGHFQTINLSPFLFSRFYLGEKAQEHCII; translated from the exons ACTGGCATGGAAAGGTGTCGGAGATTAAGAAGAAGATCCAGTCCGTCCTTCCTGGAGGGGCCTGGAGTCCGCTATGTGACACCAGCCACCTGCCCCCTGAACACTCCGATGTGGTGATTGTTGGCGGTGGGGTGCTTGGCCTGTCCGTAGCCTATTGGCTGAAGAGGCTGGAGAAGCGGCAAGGTGCCATTCGGGTGCTGGTGGTGGAGCGGGACCACACG TATTCCCAGGCCTCCACCGTGCTTTCTGTGGGTGGGATTCGTCAGCAGTTCTCGTTGCCTGAGAACATCCAGCTCTCCCTCTTTTCGGTCGAATTTCTCCGGAACATCAAT GAGTACCTGGCCGTGGTCGATGACCCTCCCCTGGACCTCCAGTTCAACCCCTCTGGTTACCTCTTTCTGGCTTCAGAGGAGGGGGCTACGATCATGGAAAACAACGTGAAAGTGCAGAG GCAGCAAGGAGCCAAAGTTTGCCTGATGTCTCCGGAGCAGCTTCGGAAGAAGTTTCCCTGGATGAACACGGAGGGAGTGGCTTTGGCATCTTACG GGTTGGAGAACGAAGGTTGGTTTGACCCCTGGTGTCTGCTCCAGGGGCTTCGGCGAAAGGTCCAGTCCATGGGGGTCCTTTTCTGCCACGGAGAGGTGACAC GTTTCGTCTCTTCATCTAACCACATGGAGACCGCCATCGGGGAGAAGGTGACTTTGAAAAGGATCCATGAAGTCCAT GTGAAGGTGGACCACAGCCAGGAGTACCAGCCCGTGGAATGCTCCATAGTGGTCAATGCAGCGGGAGCCTGGTCTGGGCGAATCGCAGAGCTGGCTGGCATTGGGAAGGGGCCGTCTGGTACTCTTCAGGGTACCAAGCTGCCCGTGGAGCCGAGGAAaag GTATGTGTACTTGTGGCACTGCCCCCAGGGACCAGGCCTGGAGGCTCCGCTTGTCGCAGACCCCAGCGGAGCCTATTTCCGCCGGGAAGGACTCAGCAACAACTACCTGGGCGGCTGTAGCCCCGCTGAG gaGGAGGAACCAGACCCAGGGAACCTGGAAGTGGACCATGATTTCTTCCAGGAGAAGGTGTGGCCCCATCTGGCCCAGAGAGTACCAGCTTTTGAGACTCTAAAG GTGCGGCGCGCTTGGGCTGGCTACTACGACTACAACACCTTTGACCAGAATGGCGTGGTGGGCCCTCACCCCCTCGTCGTCAACATGTACTTTGCGACGGGCTTCAGTGGCCACGGGCTCCAGCAGGCCCCCGCCGTGGGCCGGGCTGTGGCAGAGGTGATGCTGGAGGGCCACTTCCAGACCATCAACCTGAGCCCCTTCCTCTTCAGCCGCTTTTACTTGGGAGAGAAGGCCCAAGAGCACTGTATCATCTGA
- the FOXRED1 gene encoding FAD-dependent oxidoreductase domain-containing protein 1 isoform X9 — protein sequence MQQGAKVCLMSPEQLRKKFPWMNTEGVALASYGLENEGWFDPWCLLQGLRRKVQSMGVLFCHGEVTRFVSSSNHMETAIGEKVTLKRIHEVHVKVDHSQEYQPVECSIVVNAAGAWSGRIAELAGIGKGPSGTLQGTKLPVEPRKRYVYLWHCPQGPGLEAPLVADPSGAYFRREGLSNNYLGGCSPAEEEEPDPGNLEVDHDFFQEKVWPHLAQRVPAFETLKVRRAWAGYYDYNTFDQNGVVGPHPLVVNMYFATGFSGHGLQQAPAVGRAVAEVMLEGHFQTINLSPFLFSRFYLGEKAQEHCII from the exons AT GCAGCAAGGAGCCAAAGTTTGCCTGATGTCTCCGGAGCAGCTTCGGAAGAAGTTTCCCTGGATGAACACGGAGGGAGTGGCTTTGGCATCTTACG GGTTGGAGAACGAAGGTTGGTTTGACCCCTGGTGTCTGCTCCAGGGGCTTCGGCGAAAGGTCCAGTCCATGGGGGTCCTTTTCTGCCACGGAGAGGTGACAC GTTTCGTCTCTTCATCTAACCACATGGAGACCGCCATCGGGGAGAAGGTGACTTTGAAAAGGATCCATGAAGTCCAT GTGAAGGTGGACCACAGCCAGGAGTACCAGCCCGTGGAATGCTCCATAGTGGTCAATGCAGCGGGAGCCTGGTCTGGGCGAATCGCAGAGCTGGCTGGCATTGGGAAGGGGCCGTCTGGTACTCTTCAGGGTACCAAGCTGCCCGTGGAGCCGAGGAAaag GTATGTGTACTTGTGGCACTGCCCCCAGGGACCAGGCCTGGAGGCTCCGCTTGTCGCAGACCCCAGCGGAGCCTATTTCCGCCGGGAAGGACTCAGCAACAACTACCTGGGCGGCTGTAGCCCCGCTGAG gaGGAGGAACCAGACCCAGGGAACCTGGAAGTGGACCATGATTTCTTCCAGGAGAAGGTGTGGCCCCATCTGGCCCAGAGAGTACCAGCTTTTGAGACTCTAAAG GTGCGGCGCGCTTGGGCTGGCTACTACGACTACAACACCTTTGACCAGAATGGCGTGGTGGGCCCTCACCCCCTCGTCGTCAACATGTACTTTGCGACGGGCTTCAGTGGCCACGGGCTCCAGCAGGCCCCCGCCGTGGGCCGGGCTGTGGCAGAGGTGATGCTGGAGGGCCACTTCCAGACCATCAACCTGAGCCCCTTCCTCTTCAGCCGCTTTTACTTGGGAGAGAAGGCCCAAGAGCACTGTATCATCTGA
- the FOXRED1 gene encoding FAD-dependent oxidoreductase domain-containing protein 1 isoform X8: MENNVKVQRQQGAKVCLMSPEQLRKKFPWMNTEGVALASYGLENEGWFDPWCLLQGLRRKVQSMGVLFCHGEVTRFVSSSNHMETAIGEKVTLKRIHEVHVKVDHSQEYQPVECSIVVNAAGAWSGRIAELAGIGKGPSGTLQGTKLPVEPRKRYVYLWHCPQGPGLEAPLVADPSGAYFRREGLSNNYLGGCSPAEEEEPDPGNLEVDHDFFQEKVWPHLAQRVPAFETLKVRRAWAGYYDYNTFDQNGVVGPHPLVVNMYFATGFSGHGLQQAPAVGRAVAEVMLEGHFQTINLSPFLFSRFYLGEKAQEHCII, from the exons ATGGAAAACAACGTGAAAGTGCAGAG GCAGCAAGGAGCCAAAGTTTGCCTGATGTCTCCGGAGCAGCTTCGGAAGAAGTTTCCCTGGATGAACACGGAGGGAGTGGCTTTGGCATCTTACG GGTTGGAGAACGAAGGTTGGTTTGACCCCTGGTGTCTGCTCCAGGGGCTTCGGCGAAAGGTCCAGTCCATGGGGGTCCTTTTCTGCCACGGAGAGGTGACAC GTTTCGTCTCTTCATCTAACCACATGGAGACCGCCATCGGGGAGAAGGTGACTTTGAAAAGGATCCATGAAGTCCAT GTGAAGGTGGACCACAGCCAGGAGTACCAGCCCGTGGAATGCTCCATAGTGGTCAATGCAGCGGGAGCCTGGTCTGGGCGAATCGCAGAGCTGGCTGGCATTGGGAAGGGGCCGTCTGGTACTCTTCAGGGTACCAAGCTGCCCGTGGAGCCGAGGAAaag GTATGTGTACTTGTGGCACTGCCCCCAGGGACCAGGCCTGGAGGCTCCGCTTGTCGCAGACCCCAGCGGAGCCTATTTCCGCCGGGAAGGACTCAGCAACAACTACCTGGGCGGCTGTAGCCCCGCTGAG gaGGAGGAACCAGACCCAGGGAACCTGGAAGTGGACCATGATTTCTTCCAGGAGAAGGTGTGGCCCCATCTGGCCCAGAGAGTACCAGCTTTTGAGACTCTAAAG GTGCGGCGCGCTTGGGCTGGCTACTACGACTACAACACCTTTGACCAGAATGGCGTGGTGGGCCCTCACCCCCTCGTCGTCAACATGTACTTTGCGACGGGCTTCAGTGGCCACGGGCTCCAGCAGGCCCCCGCCGTGGGCCGGGCTGTGGCAGAGGTGATGCTGGAGGGCCACTTCCAGACCATCAACCTGAGCCCCTTCCTCTTCAGCCGCTTTTACTTGGGAGAGAAGGCCCAAGAGCACTGTATCATCTGA
- the FOXRED1 gene encoding FAD-dependent oxidoreductase domain-containing protein 1 isoform X10, with amino-acid sequence MSPEQLRKKFPWMNTEGVALASYGLENEGWFDPWCLLQGLRRKVQSMGVLFCHGEVTRFVSSSNHMETAIGEKVTLKRIHEVHVKVDHSQEYQPVECSIVVNAAGAWSGRIAELAGIGKGPSGTLQGTKLPVEPRKRYVYLWHCPQGPGLEAPLVADPSGAYFRREGLSNNYLGGCSPAEEEEPDPGNLEVDHDFFQEKVWPHLAQRVPAFETLKVRRAWAGYYDYNTFDQNGVVGPHPLVVNMYFATGFSGHGLQQAPAVGRAVAEVMLEGHFQTINLSPFLFSRFYLGEKAQEHCII; translated from the exons ATGTCTCCGGAGCAGCTTCGGAAGAAGTTTCCCTGGATGAACACGGAGGGAGTGGCTTTGGCATCTTACG GGTTGGAGAACGAAGGTTGGTTTGACCCCTGGTGTCTGCTCCAGGGGCTTCGGCGAAAGGTCCAGTCCATGGGGGTCCTTTTCTGCCACGGAGAGGTGACAC GTTTCGTCTCTTCATCTAACCACATGGAGACCGCCATCGGGGAGAAGGTGACTTTGAAAAGGATCCATGAAGTCCAT GTGAAGGTGGACCACAGCCAGGAGTACCAGCCCGTGGAATGCTCCATAGTGGTCAATGCAGCGGGAGCCTGGTCTGGGCGAATCGCAGAGCTGGCTGGCATTGGGAAGGGGCCGTCTGGTACTCTTCAGGGTACCAAGCTGCCCGTGGAGCCGAGGAAaag GTATGTGTACTTGTGGCACTGCCCCCAGGGACCAGGCCTGGAGGCTCCGCTTGTCGCAGACCCCAGCGGAGCCTATTTCCGCCGGGAAGGACTCAGCAACAACTACCTGGGCGGCTGTAGCCCCGCTGAG gaGGAGGAACCAGACCCAGGGAACCTGGAAGTGGACCATGATTTCTTCCAGGAGAAGGTGTGGCCCCATCTGGCCCAGAGAGTACCAGCTTTTGAGACTCTAAAG GTGCGGCGCGCTTGGGCTGGCTACTACGACTACAACACCTTTGACCAGAATGGCGTGGTGGGCCCTCACCCCCTCGTCGTCAACATGTACTTTGCGACGGGCTTCAGTGGCCACGGGCTCCAGCAGGCCCCCGCCGTGGGCCGGGCTGTGGCAGAGGTGATGCTGGAGGGCCACTTCCAGACCATCAACCTGAGCCCCTTCCTCTTCAGCCGCTTTTACTTGGGAGAGAAGGCCCAAGAGCACTGTATCATCTGA